In the genome of Plasmodium chabaudi chabaudi strain AS genome assembly, chromosome: 6, one region contains:
- a CDS encoding Obg-like ATPase 1, putative, with amino-acid sequence MAPKKKEEEPKVLLLGRPKNTLKMGLVGLPNVGKSTTFNVLTKLNIPAENYPFCTIDPHEAKVNVVDERFDWLVDHFKPKSSVHAYLSIFDIAGLVKNAHLGEGLGNNFLSNIAAVDGIYHVVRAFENEDIIHTEGNINPVRDMEIINSELIYKDISNCERNLEEISKVLNRNKKDKIKQNEHDVLTIVLEHLKEHKWIKDRAWKSSEIEVINEFNFLTAKPVVYLVNMSEHDFIRQKNKYLAKIYNWVQEKNKGTIIPYCAEFEQKILSMTETEKEEYFKANNIKNSMLNKIIKTGYYEINLIHFFTCGQDEVKCWTIRKGTKAPQAAGVIHTDFEKGFICAEVYKYTDLVEFKSEGEVKANGKYLQKGKDYVVEDGDIIFFKFNVSSSGKK; translated from the exons atggcaccaaaaaaaaaggaagaagAGCCAAAGGTATTATTACTAGGAAG ACCCAAGAACACTCTAAAGATGGGGTTAGTTGGTTTGCCCAATGTGG GAAAATCAACAACATTTAATGTACTAACTAAGTTGAATATCCCTGCAGAAAATTATCCATTTTGTACAATCGATCCTCATGAAGCAAAAGTAAATGTTGTTGATGAGAGGTTTGATTGGCTAGTTGACCATTTTAAACCCAAAAGTTCTGTACATGCATATCTTTCTATATTTGATATTGCCGGATTAGTAAAGAATGCACATTTAGGTGAAGGATTGGGAAATAactttttatcaaatattgCAGCAGTTGATGGTATATATCATGTTGTTAGAGCATTTGAGAATGAAGATATTATACACACAGAAGGTAATATAAATCCTGTTCGAGATAtggaaattattaattctgaattaatttataaagatATAAGTAATTGTGAAAGGAACTTAGAAGAAATATCGAAAGTTTTAAatcgaaataaaaaagataaaataaaacaaaatgaacaTGATGTTTTAACTATTGTCTTAGAGCATTTAAAAGAACATAAATGGATAAAAGATAGAGCTTGGAAAAGTTCAGAAATTGAAGTTATCAatgaatttaattttttaactgCAAAACCAGTTGTTTATTTAGTTAATATGAGTGAACATGATTTTATtcgacaaaaaaataaatatctagctaaaatatataattgggtacaagaaaaaaataaaggtaCTATTATACCTTACTGTGCAGAATttgaacaaaaaatattgtctATGACTGAGACTGAAAAAgaagaatattttaaagcaaataatattaaaaatagtatgttaaataaaattattaagaCTGGTTATTatgaaattaatttaatacatttttttacttgTGGTCAAGATGAAGTTAAATGCTGGACTATAAGAAAAGGTACGAAAGCACCACAAGCAGCTGGTGTTATACACACCGATTTTGAAAAAGGATTTATTTGTGCAGaagtttataaatataccgATTTAGTCGAATTTAAATCAGAAGGAGAAGTAAAAGCtaatggaaaatatttacaaaaaggAAAAGATTATGTAGTTGAGGATGgagatattatatttttcaaatttaatGTATCTTCAtcaggaaaaaaataa
- a CDS encoding zinc finger protein, putative → MFYLIIYSQENIKNASKCLSIFENIYIYDGNKVQKINYIKSSIDDKDIESSFVTKEKENIQYKYIQCLNKNKIEYYTSTFIELCVNNTENFDLYLIEGNEKNSTIDKKEDKSQYFKSYTNFDDTRIKEKKTNIQKNARNVKKNNLEKQTSTETNQPPIENQSHQNEPNLPLHRSHMLFILSLPSYFIFYDFFSLIFEYIDYIDKIKIFYLKTNFDLFAKKKKKIRQPSPNHTNATNEYFDENRENKNVYNDISNEQNKDVSILKESQFEFETNTQSDSTLSSITNSSIDSSDFLSIRRTKNTFIKNNAINYDCTDFAHNGENTNNELKKKKKKEKEKSLKKIKQKNVDLTNDNNTENISMEKKIEFYKNLYKILKKKWKKKKKYKTYSILILFKTQIYADMFYKNFHCKNIDLLIKKNMSKRNINNYPVYKNWNIYCLFVSVVYYILDQNYEQGQVKISYQTSGEIKNAQTNGPQHVVSQTYSNSTNTTDKQHNQTITTNKSNELAILNKKQSENNDTSEIKSEQILHTLNIFDINNYEQFFKNVIIDGNICISTCIFCMERLGNFIYYIITRNKKCDKELYNTNKYYTSDNYINMSCNACMFIIFYDIISEHITNYFPYIINDVPKKCINPQRNENDTKKNEQIYPQNQRINKIIQLNEIVKLLKCKNCNNIDDLWLCLICSNIGCGRYKKSHAKIHSSKFNHNYCINLKTKKIWSYQEDAFIEDKIDSQIINNNTEDITPFSINNAFGNYCPASQNNRYSHHTAKVKTIIDENENNNKIIKNIIYDKTESESEHTHTLIYNEDEYLRDDVENFKYDTMYEYNNEIYDKIFDIFTNDTYIDDNLKNELLYILYSKLSYESNIYNNALIDLQYKYLNKLEQKNIYIKNMHEKINEIKKQNNQITNYIQHIDNLIKTKNSEKIQMQKKIDFYRELNNNIIAQKKNNKNANTNNNGNKINKQTSKVDETDQDNDSKKIKHLDQIIESLQSQIDKLLIDL, encoded by the coding sequence atgttttatttaattatatatagtcaggaaaatataaaaaatgctaGTAAATGCCTAagtatatttgaaaatatatatatttatgatgGGAATAAAGtacagaaaataaattatatcaaaAGCAGCATTGATGATAAGGATATTGAAAGTAGCTTTGtaacaaaagaaaaagaaaatatacaatataaatatatacaatgtttaaataaaaataaaattgaatatTACACATCAACATTTATTGAGTTATGTGTAAATAATACGGAAAATTTCGATCTATATTTGATCGaaggaaatgaaaaaaattcaacTATAGATAAGAAAGAAGACAAATCACAATACTTTAAAagttatacaaattttgaTGATACACGaataaaagagaaaaaaacaaatattcaaaaaaatgcaagaaatgttaaaaaaaataatttagaaaaacaAACAAGTACTGAAACAAATCAGCCACCTATAGAAAATCAATCTCATCAAAATGAACCGAACTTACCATTACATAGGTCTCATAtgttattcattttatctttaccatcttattttattttttatgattttttttctttaatatttgaatatatagattatatagataaaataaaaatattttatcttaAAACAAACTTTGATTtatttgcaaaaaaaaaaaaaaaaatcagaCAACCCTCTCCCAATCATACAAATGCTACCAATGAGTACTTCGATGAAAACcgtgaaaataaaaatgtatacaaCGATATATCtaatgaacaaaataaagacGTTTCCATTTTGAAAGAATCACAATTCGAATTTGAAACAAACACCCAATCTGATTCCACCCTAAGTAGTATCACAAACTCAAGTATAGACTCCTCTGATTTTTTGTCAATACGTCGAACTAAAAATacgttcataaaaaataatgcaatAAACTATGATTGTACTGATTTTGCACACAATGGTGAAAACACCAATAATGagcttaaaaaaaaaaaaaaaaaagaaaaagaaaaaagcttgaaaaaaataaagcagAAAAATGTAGACCTTACGAATGACAACAACACGGAAAACATATCAATGGAAAAGAAAAtcgaattttataaaaatttatataaaattttaaaaaaaaaatggaaaaaaaaaaaaaaatataaaacatattccattttaatactatttaaaacacaaatatatgcagatatgttttataaaaattttcattgtaaaaatatagatttattaatcaaaaaaaatatgtcaaaaagaaatataaataattatccaGTTTACAAAAATTGGAACATTTACTGTTTATTTGTCAGtgttgtatattatattttagatcaaaattatgaacaaggTCAGGTAAAAATATCGTACCAAACGTCAGgcgaaataaaaaacgcACAAACTAATGGCCCACAACATGTGGTATCCCAAACCTATTCAAATTCTACAAACACAACAGACAAACAACATAATCAAACTATCACTACGAATAAGTCAAATGAGCTAgctattttaaataaaaaacaatctgaaaataatgacaCTAGCGAAATAAAGTCAGAACAAATATTGCACACACTAAACATTTtcgatataaataattatgaacaattttttaaaaatgttataattgatggaaatatatgcatatctacatgtatattttgtatggAACGTTTAggaaattttatatattatataataacaagaaataaaaaatgtgataaagaattatataatactaataaatattacacatccgataattatattaacatgTCATGTAATGCATGcatgttcataattttttatgatattaTTTCAGAACATATAActaattattttccataCATTATCAATGATGttccaaaaaaatgtatcaATCCTCAAAggaatgaaaatgatacaaaaaaaaatgaacaaaTATATCCACAAAATCAAaggataaataaaattatacaattaaacgaaatagtaaaattactaaaatgtaaaaattgtaataatatcGATGATTTATGGCTTTGCTTAATTTGCTCAAATATTGGATGTGGACGATACAAAAAAAGCCATGCAAAAATACATAGTTCAAAGTTTAATCATAATTATtgcataaatttaaaaacaaaaaaaatatggagtTATCAAGAAGACGCATTTATAGAAGATAAAATAGATAGCCAAATAATTAACAACAATACTGAAGATATAACACCCTTTTCAATTAATAATGCATTCGGGAATTATTGTCCTGCTAGCCAAAATAATCGATATAGCCATCATACAGCTAAAGTGAAGACAATaattgatgaaaatgaaaataataataaaataataaaaaatataatatatgataaaaccGAAAGCGAAAGCGAACATACACACACTCTTATATACAATGAAGATGAATATCTAAGAGATGATgtagaaaattttaaatatgacacaatgtatgaatataataatgaaatatatgataaaatttttgatatattcaCTAATGATACATATATtgatgataatttaaaaaatgaattactatatattctatattCTAAGCTTTCATATGaatcaaatatttataacaatGCTTTAATTGATTTGCAATATAAATATCTGAACAAGctagaacaaaaaaatatatacataaaaaatatgcacgaaaaaattaatgaaattaaaaaacaaaataatcaaattaCCAACTATATTCAACATATAgacaatttaataaaaacaaaaaattctgaaaaaatacaaatgcaaaaaaaaatcgattTTTATAGGGaactaaataataatataattgctcaaaaaaaaaataacaaaaatgcCAACACcaataataatggaaataaaatcaaCAAACAAACTAGCAAAGTTGATGAAACTGACCAAGACAAtgattcaaaaaaaataaaacaccTAGATCAAATTATAGAATCTTTGCAGTCCCAAATTGATAAATTACTAATAGATTTGTAG
- a CDS encoding pre-mRNA-splicing factor CWC15, putative, whose translation MTTAHRPTWYNAIGGENQGGNRKVGQTAKVCSRDLPGHTKMKMRDLSDYTEDKEIIKNNLIELENKSSGREGNNNDGNKLLAIENIKKLTNCDYNNPFPEDEDDEIQDDWKGHKTKKKKKNNNNNYEQSDNMSEDNSSANDSDTNSDDDDESDEMDDESDEEEKELMRELENLKREKLEKLKREKEEEELMKNKKNNVLTNNPLINLEDSDNEEFEKQQKKRKWTDEAIFRNTCEKKPKTNTFINDTVRTAFHKKFLFKYIH comes from the exons aTGACAACAGCACATAGACCTACATGGTACAATGCCATTGGTGGGGAAAATCAGG GTGGTAATAGGAAAGTTGGGCAAACTGCAAAAGTTTGCAGCAGGGACTTGCCTGGACATacgaaaatgaaaatgagaGACTTGAGTGACTATACAGAGGACAAAgaaataatcaaaaataatttaattgaattagaaaataaatctaGTGGACGAGaaggaaataataatgatggtAATAAACTACTAGccattgaaaatattaaaaaattaacaaactGTGATTATAATAATCCCTTTCCAGAGGATGAAGATGATGAAATTCAGGATGATTGGAAAGGGCACAAAacgaaaaagaaaaaaaaaaataataataataactatGAACAAAGTGATAATATGTCTGAAGACAACAGTAGTGCCAACGATAGTGACACAAACAGTGATGACGATGATGAAAGTGATGAAATGGATGATGAGTCggatgaagaagaaaagGAACTAATGAGAGAActtgaaaatttaaaaagagaaaaattagaaaaattgAAAAGGGAAAAAGAGGAAGAGGAgcttatgaaaaataaaaaaaataatgttctCACAAATAATCCTCTTATAAATTTAGAAGATAGTGATAATGAAGAATTTGaaaaacaacaaaaaaaaagaaaatggaCTGATGAAGCTATATTTAGAAATActtgtgaaaaaaaacccAAAACAAATACGTTTATAAATGATACTGTGCGTACAgcatttcataaaaaattcttatttaaatatatccactag
- a CDS encoding U3 small nucleolar RNA-associated protein 7, putative produces the protein MKNLFVEQNVDTEKVPENKVNINTDKIIYKIKKKIRKKKENGYNPNLNLLPHNKEILLSKDFPNPKNIQNKKLKNKISTDVKLAILSSKKILTNAQFNNINDHGYIKLTSHKNDKNVEKKKQTHTQNVEKKKQTHTQNFSNNDTDGNLINLSKQKGELKIVEPKTLNDEDALGNSSIKVSQKYIYENADVGTQKKVFDLHLNLGPYKCNYSRNGKYLLVTGEKGHISLLDTHNMESLCELDVNETVRCNTIFHNHKLFAVGQKKYIYIYDNTGIEVNCIKDILYPSQLEFLPYHFLLASIGDLGELVYQDISVGNIVTRKKTKRGPCSIMKQNKHDAIIYLGHKNGHVTLWSPNMDKSVCDIFCHYTPISAIGIFDNYLITSSLDCTYKLWDIRKLEYINTFKSHNIINNIDISDTSLVAFTMNSHFRTYKNFFTKPELYLTHNTYGDKINSIAFQPFEDICCAGLKYSIKSFIVPGAGLANIDTFVNNPYETKKQTKENEIRQLLDKLPPETIHFKQNQIGKINPHLTLDHTQKNSSNQVNTIHTGRSKNKNISLNRHTKNKVQFPKNVAASQNNGKKNKNKKKRKKN, from the coding sequence ATGAAAAACTTATTTGTCGAACAAAATGTTGATACAGAAAAAGTTCCAGAAAATAAagtgaatataaatacggataaaattatttataaaatcaaaaaaaaaattcgaaaaaaaaaagaaaatggtTATAATCCAAATTTAAATCTGCTACCACATAacaaagaaatattattatctaaaGATTTTCCTAATcctaaaaatattcaaaataaaaaacttaaaaataaaatatcaacGGATGTCAAACTTGcaatattatcatcaaaaaaaattctaaCCAATGCCCAATTTAACAACATAAATGATCATGGCTATATTAAATTGACTAGccataaaaatgataaaaacgtcgaaaaaaaaaaacagaccCATACTCAAAAcgtcgaaaaaaaaaaacagaccCATACTCAAAACTTCTCAAACAATGACACAGATGGAAACCTTATTAATTTAAGTAAACAAAAGGGAGAACTAAAAATTGTAGAACCCAAAACATTAAATGATGAAGATGCTTTAGGAAATAGTTCAATCAAAGTTAgccaaaaatatatatatgaaaatgcaGATGTAggaacacaaaaaaaagtatttgATCTACATCTAAATTTAGGACCATATAAATGTAATTATTCGAGAAAtggtaaatatttattagtaACAGGAGAAAAAGGACATATAAGTTTGTTAGATACACATAATATGGAATCATTATGTGAATTAGATGTAAATGAAACTGTTAGATGTAATACCATATTTCATAATCACAAATTATTTGCGGTtggacaaaaaaaatacatctatatttatgataATACAGGAATTGAAGTTAATTGTATAAAAGACATTTTATATCCTTCCCAATTAGAATTTTTAccatatcattttttacttGCATCTATTGGTGATTTAGGAGAATTAGTATATCAAGATATATCCGTTGGAAATATTGTTAcacgaaaaaaaacaaaaagagGACCATGCTCAATTatgaaacaaaataaacatgATGCTATTATATATCTAGGTCATAAGAATGGGCATGTAACATTATGGTCACCAAATATGGATAAAAGCGTTtgtgatatattttgtcATTATACTCCCATATCAGCTATTGGAATAtttgataattatttaattacatCATCGTTAGATTGTACCTACAAATTATGGGATATTAGAAAACTTGAATATATCAACACATTTAAATCCCATaacattataaataatatcgATATCAGTGATACTTCTTTAGTTGCATTTACTATGAATAGCCATTTTAgaacatataaaaacttttttaCAAAACCAGAGTTATATTTAACTCATAATACTTATggtgataaaataaattcaatAGCTTTTCAACCCTTTGAAGATATATGTTGTGCAGGTTTAAAATATTCGATAAAATCTTTTATTGTCCCAGGAGCTGGACTAGCTAATATTGATACATTTGTTAATAATCCATATGAAACTAAAAAACAAactaaagaaaatgaaattcgACAATTACTTGATAAACTACCTCCTGAAACTATTCACTTTAAACAAAACCAAATCGGAAAAATCAACCCACACCTTACCCTGGATcatacacaaaaaaattcatcTAACCAAGTTAACACTATTCATACTGGACGatccaaaaataaaaatatctcACTCAATAGACATACAAAAAACAAAGTACAATTTCCTAAAAACGTAGCAGCATCACAAAATAAtggcaaaaaaaataaaaataaaaaaaaacgaaaaaaaaattaa